A single region of the Erythrobacter sp. genome encodes:
- a CDS encoding carboxymuconolactone decarboxylase family protein, which yields MSRISKLPPDQWDPRLRDAVNPDALSELEQGLTRFFAHCPEQALGLMGFGGALKMHRSLPDRLVELVRLRIAFFNQCRSCMAIRYSDAVADGVDEGLVCSLERPQEAENLTPAEKAAIRYGELMATDHLAIGEDTYAELREHFSEAEIVELGMTCAFFVGFGRLAATWHMVEELPQAFREAESIAPWGSDKVEVR from the coding sequence ATGAGCCGCATTTCCAAGCTTCCCCCCGACCAGTGGGATCCGCGCCTGCGCGATGCGGTGAACCCTGACGCGCTCAGCGAACTGGAGCAGGGCCTCACCCGCTTCTTCGCCCATTGCCCGGAACAGGCGCTCGGCCTGATGGGCTTCGGCGGGGCGCTGAAGATGCACCGCTCGCTGCCCGACCGGCTGGTCGAACTGGTGCGCCTCAGGATCGCCTTCTTCAACCAGTGCCGCTCGTGCATGGCGATCCGCTATTCCGACGCGGTCGCCGACGGCGTGGACGAAGGGCTGGTCTGCTCGCTCGAACGCCCGCAGGAGGCGGAAAACCTCACCCCGGCCGAAAAGGCCGCGATCCGCTACGGCGAGCTGATGGCAACCGACCACCTCGCGATCGGCGAGGACACCTATGCCGAGCTGCGCGAGCATTTCAGCGAGGCCGAGATCGTCGAACTGGGCATGACCTGCGCCTTCTTCGTCGGCTTCGGCCGGCTCGCGGCGACCTGGCACATGGTCGAGGAATTGCCGCAAGCCTTCCGCGAGGCCGAGAGCATCGCGCCGTGGGGCTCGGACAAGGTCGAGGTGCGCTGA
- a CDS encoding nuclear transport factor 2 family protein yields the protein MQLMFTGPIEDRLEIRELAEVYGDGVVRFDKDTWASVWAEDADWDFMGMQLKGRDQIVETWLGAMSNFDAVSFSCVPAAIEVDGNTATSRIQTQEVLKAKDGTTRMIGGLYTDELEKRGGRWVYTKRAFAIVAEYNPQEG from the coding sequence ATGCAGCTCATGTTCACCGGCCCGATCGAGGACCGCCTCGAAATCCGCGAACTGGCAGAGGTCTACGGCGACGGCGTGGTCCGGTTCGACAAGGACACCTGGGCCTCGGTCTGGGCGGAGGATGCCGACTGGGATTTCATGGGAATGCAGCTCAAGGGCCGCGATCAGATCGTCGAGACGTGGCTCGGCGCGATGTCGAATTTCGACGCGGTGAGCTTTTCCTGCGTCCCCGCCGCGATCGAGGTCGACGGCAACACCGCCACCTCGCGCATCCAGACGCAGGAAGTGCTCAAGGCGAAGGACGGCACGACCCGCATGATCGGCGGGCTCTATACAGACGAACTGGAAAAGCGCGGCGGACGCTGGGTCTACACCAAGCGCGCCTTCGCCATCGTCGCCGAATACAACCCGCAGGAAGGATAA
- a CDS encoding NADP-dependent oxidoreductase, which translates to MPTTTRQWLLNGHPRGRPIAEDDFKLATVELADPQPGEMLLKTHYLGFDPAQKGWMENIADYVAPMNIGDVMRGSGICEVVESNGGKFAKGDMVFGTTGWREYLVTDGEGLTRVETELSPTAVLSVLGTTGLTAYCGLFKVGKPVAGDTVLVSGAAGATGSIVGQLAKIAGCRAVGIAGGPDKCRWLVEEAGYDAAIDYKAGGVKEQIREHCPRGVDVIYDNVGGSILNDMLSQIATGARVVICGGISRYETGSLPAGPENYFNLVFRRASMAGFIVLDWASEFPAIRKRLEGFVKDGTLKYQEDIQHGFENAPDTLQRLFSGQNRGKQMLKL; encoded by the coding sequence ACCACCCGCCAATGGCTGCTCAACGGACACCCGCGCGGCCGCCCGATCGCCGAGGACGATTTCAAGCTCGCCACGGTCGAGCTCGCCGACCCGCAGCCGGGCGAGATGCTGCTGAAGACGCATTACCTCGGCTTCGACCCGGCGCAGAAGGGCTGGATGGAGAACATCGCGGATTACGTCGCGCCGATGAACATCGGCGACGTGATGCGCGGCAGCGGCATCTGCGAGGTGGTGGAAAGCAACGGCGGCAAGTTCGCGAAGGGCGACATGGTCTTCGGCACGACCGGCTGGCGTGAATACCTCGTCACCGACGGCGAGGGGTTGACCAGGGTCGAAACCGAATTGTCGCCCACCGCTGTGCTGTCGGTGCTGGGGACCACCGGGCTCACCGCCTATTGCGGCCTGTTCAAGGTCGGAAAGCCGGTCGCGGGCGACACCGTGCTCGTCTCCGGCGCGGCGGGCGCCACCGGGAGCATCGTCGGCCAGCTCGCCAAGATCGCCGGCTGCCGCGCGGTCGGCATCGCGGGCGGCCCGGACAAGTGCAGGTGGCTGGTCGAGGAAGCGGGCTACGACGCCGCGATCGACTACAAGGCGGGCGGCGTGAAGGAGCAGATCAGGGAACACTGCCCGCGCGGGGTCGATGTCATCTACGACAATGTCGGCGGCTCGATCCTCAACGATATGCTCAGCCAGATCGCCACCGGCGCGCGCGTCGTCATCTGCGGCGGTATCAGCCGTTACGAGACCGGGAGCCTTCCGGCAGGCCCGGAGAACTACTTCAACCTCGTCTTCCGCCGCGCGAGCATGGCGGGCTTCATCGTGCTCGACTGGGCGAGCGAATTCCCCGCGATCCGCAAGCGGCTGGAGGGCTTCGTCAAGGACGGGACGCTCAAATACCAGGAAGACATCCAGCACGGCTTCGAGAATGCGCCCGACACGCTGCAGCGCCTGTTCAGCGGGCAGAACCGTGGCAAGCAGATGCTCAAGCTCTAG
- a CDS encoding cytochrome P450: MARQTHEASDHYAAPPRLLEDVDLFAPGAQEHWYDAYAILHEHAPVQRLPGEGLTPESDAFVLTKYEDIKRVVRDWDRFPPTLSLLVAQILESGEMPAHIPDIDAMVASIVSLRPTPELWRAHRKELTDPWVGPGCTRHAAMIERHVDDLLGPMIERARAGETIDFVAEFARPLPQRVMASVLGFPQGDIPQLEEWGNAQVMSYVHGRTHRNLLTPEQTAEKFRLLDGMKDYVAEKTREKRADPKDDMISFLTQTRYEALGRKLTDDEVGGVVYAMVIGGLETTQYAIAEQAQLLCEREGLFDAIRADRAAIRTFIEEGMRLRSPTQGLSTRICAHDEVFQGVRVPAGSMLHLRWAAANIDPDEFEDPLEVKLDRRAATRHLAFSQGPRSCPGSNLSRLEQTIVWNRLCDALSGMAYAPGNDFAHQGGIMLGIHQLWLDLTPA; the protein is encoded by the coding sequence TTGGCAAGGCAGACGCACGAGGCATCGGACCATTACGCCGCACCGCCGCGGCTGCTGGAGGACGTCGACCTGTTCGCGCCCGGCGCGCAGGAGCACTGGTACGATGCCTATGCCATCCTCCACGAACACGCGCCCGTCCAGCGCCTGCCGGGCGAGGGGCTGACGCCGGAAAGCGATGCCTTCGTCCTGACGAAATACGAGGACATCAAGCGCGTCGTGCGCGACTGGGACCGCTTCCCGCCGACGCTTTCGCTGCTGGTCGCGCAGATCCTCGAATCCGGCGAGATGCCCGCGCACATTCCCGACATCGATGCCATGGTCGCCTCGATCGTCTCGCTCCGCCCGACGCCCGAATTGTGGCGCGCGCACAGGAAGGAGCTGACCGATCCGTGGGTCGGGCCGGGCTGCACCCGCCACGCTGCGATGATCGAGCGCCATGTCGATGACCTGCTCGGCCCGATGATCGAGCGCGCGCGAGCGGGCGAGACGATCGATTTCGTCGCCGAATTCGCCCGCCCCCTGCCGCAGCGCGTGATGGCGAGCGTGCTCGGCTTTCCTCAAGGTGACATCCCGCAGCTCGAGGAATGGGGCAATGCGCAGGTCATGTCCTATGTCCACGGGCGCACGCACCGCAACCTGCTCACGCCCGAACAGACCGCCGAGAAGTTCCGCCTGCTGGACGGCATGAAGGATTACGTCGCCGAAAAGACCCGCGAGAAGCGCGCCGACCCGAAGGACGACATGATCTCCTTCCTGACGCAGACCAGATACGAGGCGCTCGGACGCAAGCTGACCGACGACGAGGTCGGCGGCGTCGTCTACGCGATGGTGATCGGCGGGCTGGAGACGACGCAATACGCCATCGCCGAACAGGCCCAGCTCCTGTGCGAGCGCGAAGGGCTGTTCGATGCGATCCGCGCCGATCGTGCGGCGATCCGCACCTTCATCGAGGAAGGGATGCGCCTGCGCTCGCCCACCCAGGGGCTTTCGACCCGCATCTGCGCGCATGACGAGGTGTTCCAGGGCGTGCGCGTGCCCGCCGGCTCGATGCTCCACCTGCGCTGGGCGGCGGCGAATATCGACCCGGACGAATTCGAGGATCCGCTCGAGGTGAAGCTCGACCGGCGCGCGGCGACCCGCCATCTCGCTTTCAGCCAGGGGCCGCGCTCGTGTCCGGGCTCGAACCTGTCGCGGCTTGAACAGACGATCGTCTGGAACCGGCTGTGCGACGCCCTTTCCGGCATGGCCTATGCACCCGGCAACGACTTCGCCCACCAGGGCGGCATCATGCTCGGCATCCACCAATTGTGGCTCGACCTCACCCCCGCCTGA
- a CDS encoding putative quinol monooxygenase — protein MATLLAHIRIKPGKEEAWEAIMRNMVLETFRTEAGVIRYEYWKGEAERSYYCLLSFRDKWAFYAHQMSDHHEGHDFAEVLEDIRLEYVGPVEGAGGGLPPTRDPALPDDANEAMRTAQERFPLTIPAWWEARL, from the coding sequence ATGGCGACATTGCTTGCGCATATCAGGATCAAGCCCGGCAAGGAGGAGGCGTGGGAGGCGATCATGCGGAACATGGTGCTCGAGACCTTCCGCACCGAGGCGGGCGTGATCCGCTACGAATACTGGAAGGGCGAGGCCGAGCGGTCCTACTACTGCCTGCTCTCGTTCAGGGACAAGTGGGCGTTCTATGCCCACCAGATGTCCGACCACCACGAAGGCCATGACTTCGCGGAGGTGCTGGAAGACATCCGGCTCGAATATGTCGGTCCGGTAGAAGGCGCGGGCGGGGGGCTGCCGCCGACCCGCGACCCGGCCCTGCCCGATGACGCGAACGAGGCGATGCGGACCGCGCAGGAACGCTTTCCCCTCACCATTCCCGCATGGTGGGAGGCGCGGCTGTGA
- a CDS encoding nuclear transport factor 2 family protein yields the protein MPGQAQDVIEQFWRIQDEGDYTKLAPLFAEDAVVEDPVWGTYRGRDAILSFMTKMVEEMGNRKITFTVDEICGDDHACWARWTLHSPEGTRGGCGIYKVAGGQLTYYRDYMDPPAGE from the coding sequence ATGCCGGGACAGGCACAGGACGTGATCGAGCAATTCTGGCGCATTCAGGACGAGGGCGACTACACGAAACTCGCCCCGCTTTTCGCCGAGGACGCGGTGGTCGAGGATCCGGTCTGGGGAACCTACAGGGGACGCGATGCGATCCTGTCGTTCATGACCAAGATGGTCGAGGAAATGGGCAACCGTAAGATCACCTTCACCGTCGACGAGATCTGCGGCGACGACCACGCCTGCTGGGCGCGCTGGACGCTGCATTCGCCCGAGGGCACGCGCGGCGGCTGCGGCATCTACAAGGTCGCGGGCGGGCAGCTCACCTATTATCGCGACTACATGGACCCGCCGGCGGGCGAATGA
- a CDS encoding SDR family NAD(P)-dependent oxidoreductase — protein MKLEGKVAAITGGTAGLGRGIAEAFLHEGAKVALFARNREKGERVVEELRVGRGSRDRVAFFAGDVMNQADVEGFIDGVVEQFGTIDILVNNAGGAGDLQPLAQLSDEAFDEAMKWNVYSTFWATRRALQTMLKRKSGRIINMSSMEGKHGKPVFTAYTAAKHAVNGITKSLAREVGEQGITVNSICPGLVVTDIIKNNGPATAEAMGMEFDEMIALFASESAIKRPNTVEEIAAVALLLASPEGAGITGAQISVDGGTAQF, from the coding sequence ATGAAACTCGAAGGAAAGGTCGCCGCCATCACCGGGGGCACGGCAGGGCTGGGGCGCGGGATCGCGGAGGCGTTCCTGCACGAAGGCGCCAAGGTCGCGCTGTTCGCCCGCAACAGGGAGAAGGGCGAGCGCGTGGTCGAGGAACTGCGCGTCGGGCGCGGCAGCCGCGATCGCGTCGCCTTCTTCGCGGGCGACGTGATGAACCAGGCCGATGTCGAGGGTTTCATCGATGGCGTGGTCGAGCAGTTCGGCACGATCGACATCCTCGTCAACAACGCGGGCGGAGCGGGCGATCTCCAGCCGCTCGCGCAATTATCGGACGAGGCGTTCGACGAGGCGATGAAGTGGAACGTCTATTCGACCTTCTGGGCGACCCGCCGCGCGCTCCAGACCATGCTCAAGCGCAAGAGCGGGCGGATCATCAACATGAGCTCGATGGAGGGCAAGCACGGCAAGCCCGTCTTCACTGCCTACACCGCCGCCAAGCACGCGGTGAACGGGATCACCAAGAGCCTGGCGCGCGAAGTCGGCGAGCAGGGGATCACGGTCAATTCGATCTGCCCCGGCCTCGTCGTCACCGACATCATAAAGAACAACGGCCCCGCAACCGCCGAGGCGATGGGGATGGAATTCGACGAGATGATCGCGCTGTTCGCATCGGAAAGCGCGATCAAGCGGCCCAACACGGTCGAGGAAATCGCCGCGGTCGCCCTGCTGCTCGCCTCGCCCGAAGGCGCGGGCATCACCGGCGCGCAGATCAGCGTCGACGGGGGAACCGCGCAGTTCTGA
- a CDS encoding FAD-dependent oxidoreductase produces METVDIIVMGCGPAGMTAALAAHEAGAEVAILERFERIGGTGAVSGGVIWVADNPRQRAAGMADSRDEALAYFRALDHGDLVDETLAAFVDYGPEALAFLEDRDALKVALLDGYPDYYLDRPGAKPEGGRALDHDLFDYRELGEWAGRVYGIEEPRPMMLRETPLGGGTGVVPPEELKRRMEANERGFGQAMVGRLLKACLDRGIEPLTGVETKRLLREGGRIAGVEGEKDGKPFALAARSGVIIATGGFEWDEELRQTFLRGPAPAPASPPTARGEGLKLAMAAGAKLGNMTSAWWSPTLADPDASWPEGGGRAAPMLIERTVPHSIMVNAAGKRFCNEAANYSALAGAFHQFDAQTYSYPNMPCWLIFDEQYAARYPLGTRMPGQPLPDWVTSADSFEALGEKLGIDGAALAATVERFNAFAREGHDPDFARGTSAYDHFYGDRSREGAGVTLGAVEQAPFHAVPVHMGMLGTNGGPRTDGEARILGHDGEPIAGLYGAGNAIACPTGGIYAGAGGTLGPALTFGYIAGRSAARANA; encoded by the coding sequence ATGGAAACCGTCGACATCATCGTTATGGGCTGCGGCCCTGCCGGAATGACCGCCGCGCTCGCCGCGCATGAGGCGGGCGCCGAGGTCGCGATCCTCGAACGCTTCGAGCGCATCGGCGGGACGGGCGCGGTGTCGGGCGGGGTCATCTGGGTCGCCGACAATCCGCGCCAGCGCGCCGCGGGCATGGCCGATTCGCGCGACGAGGCGCTGGCCTATTTCCGGGCGCTCGATCACGGCGATCTCGTCGATGAAACGCTTGCGGCGTTTGTCGATTACGGCCCGGAAGCGCTCGCCTTCCTCGAGGACCGGGACGCGCTCAAGGTCGCGCTGCTCGACGGCTATCCCGACTACTACCTCGACCGGCCCGGCGCGAAGCCGGAGGGCGGGCGCGCGCTCGATCATGACCTGTTCGACTACCGCGAATTGGGCGAATGGGCGGGGCGGGTCTACGGTATCGAGGAACCGCGCCCGATGATGCTGCGCGAAACCCCGCTCGGCGGCGGGACGGGCGTGGTCCCGCCCGAAGAACTCAAGCGCCGGATGGAAGCGAACGAACGCGGTTTCGGGCAGGCGATGGTGGGGCGGTTGCTGAAGGCGTGCCTTGATCGCGGGATCGAGCCGCTCACCGGGGTCGAGACGAAGCGGCTTTTGCGCGAGGGCGGGCGCATCGCCGGGGTCGAGGGCGAGAAGGACGGCAAGCCCTTCGCGCTTGCCGCACGCTCGGGCGTCATCATCGCGACCGGCGGCTTCGAATGGGACGAGGAATTGCGCCAGACCTTCCTGCGCGGCCCGGCCCCTGCGCCCGCATCGCCGCCCACGGCGCGGGGCGAGGGACTGAAGCTGGCGATGGCGGCGGGCGCGAAGCTCGGCAACATGACGAGCGCGTGGTGGTCCCCGACGCTGGCCGATCCGGACGCCTCGTGGCCCGAAGGCGGCGGACGCGCCGCGCCGATGCTGATCGAGCGCACCGTGCCGCACTCGATCATGGTGAACGCTGCGGGCAAGCGCTTCTGCAACGAGGCGGCGAATTATTCCGCGCTCGCCGGCGCCTTCCACCAGTTCGACGCGCAGACCTATTCCTATCCCAATATGCCATGCTGGCTCATCTTCGACGAGCAATACGCCGCGCGCTATCCGCTCGGCACACGGATGCCGGGCCAGCCCCTGCCCGATTGGGTGACGAGCGCGGACAGCTTCGAGGCGCTGGGCGAAAAGCTCGGCATCGACGGCGCGGCGCTCGCCGCTACGGTCGAGCGGTTCAATGCCTTCGCGCGAGAAGGCCACGATCCCGATTTCGCACGCGGCACATCGGCATACGACCATTTCTACGGCGACCGCAGCCGCGAGGGCGCAGGCGTCACGCTCGGCGCGGTCGAGCAGGCGCCCTTCCATGCGGTGCCGGTCCACATGGGAATGCTCGGCACCAATGGCGGCCCGCGCACCGACGGCGAGGCGCGCATCCTCGGCCATGACGGGGAGCCGATCGCGGGACTTTACGGCGCGGGCAATGCGATCGCGTGCCCCACCGGCGGCATCTATGCGGGCGCGGGCGGCACGCTCGGTCCGGCGCTGACCTTCGGCTACATCGCCGGACGCAGCGCGGCGCGCGCCAACGCCTAG
- a CDS encoding putative quinol monooxygenase gives MAKIVIAAQIDLDPAQRAEALTSAKPHIDAALEQPGCLAYDWSADGNNPARVNVFEEWESEDALAAHFKGQAYAGMRDHIGNFGLTNAVSRKYRVDAEGPVYNEAGVATEAFD, from the coding sequence ATGGCCAAGATCGTCATTGCCGCCCAGATCGACCTCGACCCGGCGCAGCGCGCCGAAGCGCTGACCAGCGCCAAGCCGCATATCGACGCTGCGCTCGAACAGCCCGGCTGCCTCGCCTATGACTGGAGCGCCGACGGCAACAACCCCGCGCGGGTCAACGTGTTCGAGGAGTGGGAAAGCGAGGACGCGCTCGCCGCGCATTTCAAGGGCCAAGCCTATGCCGGGATGCGCGACCATATCGGCAATTTCGGCCTGACGAACGCGGTGAGCCGCAAGTATCGGGTCGATGCCGAAGGGCCGGTCTACAACGAGGCTGGCGTGGCGACCGAGGCGTTTGACTGA
- a CDS encoding cytochrome P450 — MATRAEGSGPQVNLFDPQVQQCPWDAYRTLRDEAPVYRIPGTDIFVVSRYEHVREVLMDPQRFPSSAKNELMRASPTDIERGRKVAERFKEKGWLPAPTLAGRDDPNHKQMRAMFNEAFKPSRIKEIDPRVETLAYELIDGFLDEGECDWVSRFCIPLPLFIIGEQMGAAREDMWRIKGWTDAFFHRISMMLPEDRHLEMVDREIEAQHYFQPIFEKLRERPDESLISVLVNTVIEGWGRPLNDNELHAEMMADTFVGGSETTTNALAAGMKLLIENKDVWAKLKSDPGRYMRTFVEEVLRLESPVQSLMRFAHEDVELAGVTIPAGSIINVRYGAANRDERAFECPEKLDLDRPRAGAHMAFGSGTHHCLGAPLARRELTWGFTAVVDRFEDMDFAGEKNDFTYHPHFLLRSLKQLHITFEPKKR, encoded by the coding sequence ATGGCGACGCGGGCGGAAGGCTCCGGGCCGCAAGTCAACCTGTTCGACCCGCAGGTGCAGCAATGCCCGTGGGACGCCTATCGCACCTTGCGCGACGAGGCGCCCGTTTATCGCATCCCGGGCACCGACATCTTCGTCGTCAGCCGCTACGAACACGTGCGCGAAGTGCTGATGGACCCGCAGCGTTTTCCCAGCAGCGCGAAGAACGAGCTGATGCGCGCCAGCCCCACCGACATCGAACGCGGGCGCAAGGTCGCCGAGCGCTTCAAGGAGAAGGGCTGGCTCCCCGCCCCCACCCTCGCCGGACGCGACGATCCCAATCACAAGCAGATGCGCGCGATGTTCAACGAGGCGTTCAAGCCCAGTCGGATCAAGGAAATCGACCCGCGCGTCGAAACCCTCGCCTATGAACTGATCGACGGATTTCTCGACGAAGGCGAATGCGACTGGGTGAGCCGGTTCTGCATCCCCCTGCCGCTGTTCATCATCGGCGAGCAGATGGGCGCGGCGCGCGAGGATATGTGGCGGATCAAGGGCTGGACCGACGCCTTTTTCCACCGCATCTCGATGATGCTGCCCGAAGACCGCCATCTCGAAATGGTCGACCGCGAGATCGAGGCGCAGCATTATTTCCAGCCGATCTTCGAAAAGCTGCGCGAACGGCCCGATGAAAGCCTCATCTCGGTGCTGGTGAACACGGTGATCGAGGGCTGGGGCAGGCCCTTGAACGACAACGAACTCCACGCCGAGATGATGGCCGACACCTTCGTCGGCGGGTCGGAGACGACCACCAACGCGCTCGCCGCGGGGATGAAGCTGCTGATCGAGAACAAGGACGTGTGGGCGAAGCTCAAGTCCGATCCGGGCCGCTATATGCGAACCTTCGTCGAGGAGGTTCTGCGGCTCGAAAGCCCGGTGCAAAGCCTCATGCGCTTCGCCCACGAGGATGTCGAACTCGCCGGAGTGACCATCCCCGCTGGCTCGATCATCAATGTCCGCTATGGCGCGGCGAATCGGGACGAGCGCGCTTTCGAATGCCCGGAAAAGCTCGATCTCGACCGACCGCGCGCGGGCGCGCACATGGCCTTCGGGTCGGGCACGCACCACTGCCTCGGCGCGCCGCTTGCCAGGCGCGAGCTGACCTGGGGCTTCACCGCCGTGGTCGACCGGTTCGAGGACATGGATTTCGCAGGTGAGAAGAACGATTTCACCTACCACCCGCATTTCCTGCTGCGCAGCCTGAAACAGCTGCACATCACCTTCGAGCCGAAGAAGCGCTAG
- a CDS encoding molybdenum cofactor guanylyltransferase yields MTDIRPAILGAILAGGQARRFGSDKAQALWRGRRLIDHVADALGGQTTALVVCGREEPGFGCVPDRPGPGLGPLGGLNAALRFAETHGFAHVLTAGVDCPDLPQDLAAHLAGEGAGVVADQPVIGLWPVSVAEDLADFIAEGGRALYGFAERVGARRVALPAPLLNVNRPGDLPES; encoded by the coding sequence TTGACTGACATCCGGCCCGCGATCCTCGGCGCAATCCTCGCCGGGGGACAGGCGCGCCGTTTCGGCAGCGACAAGGCGCAGGCGCTCTGGCGCGGGCGGCGGCTGATCGATCATGTGGCCGATGCGCTGGGCGGCCAGACCACGGCGCTGGTCGTATGCGGGCGCGAGGAGCCGGGCTTCGGCTGCGTGCCCGACCGTCCCGGCCCCGGCCTCGGCCCGCTGGGCGGCCTCAATGCCGCGCTTCGCTTCGCCGAGACGCACGGCTTCGCCCATGTCCTCACCGCCGGGGTGGACTGCCCCGACCTTCCGCAAGACCTCGCCGCGCACCTCGCAGGCGAGGGCGCGGGCGTCGTCGCGGACCAGCCGGTGATCGGGCTGTGGCCGGTGAGCGTGGCCGAAGACCTTGCGGACTTCATCGCCGAGGGCGGGCGCGCGCTCTACGGATTCGCCGAGCGCGTCGGGGCGCGCCGTGTCGCGCTCCCCGCCCCGCTGCTCAACGTCAATCGGCCCGGCGACCTGCCCGAAAGCTAG
- a CDS encoding nuclear transport factor 2 family protein, protein MSVSTGPDARLEALIAKQEIAEVMQRYSRTLDWLDDEGQASCYWPDAPVDYGFFSGTAADFVPVVMEIERASQRRWHMLSGLAIRLHSLTRASAECYGMATGIRQQEDGSWQGNLYGGRYLDEFEKRAPAGDPDGEMEWRISKRQYVMDWRVPLTDQPGNDPDPNLPLPILQIVESGHELYRRM, encoded by the coding sequence GTGAGCGTGAGCACGGGGCCGGACGCGCGGCTCGAGGCGCTGATCGCGAAACAGGAGATCGCCGAGGTCATGCAGCGCTATTCGCGCACGCTCGACTGGCTCGACGACGAAGGGCAGGCGAGCTGCTACTGGCCCGATGCGCCGGTCGATTACGGCTTCTTTTCCGGCACGGCGGCGGATTTCGTGCCCGTGGTAATGGAGATCGAGCGCGCCAGCCAGCGGCGCTGGCATATGCTTTCGGGGCTCGCGATCCGGCTCCATTCGCTGACCCGGGCGAGCGCGGAATGCTATGGCATGGCGACCGGAATCCGCCAGCAGGAGGACGGCAGCTGGCAGGGCAACCTTTATGGCGGGCGCTATCTCGACGAATTCGAGAAACGCGCGCCCGCAGGCGATCCCGACGGCGAGATGGAATGGCGCATATCGAAGCGGCAATACGTGATGGACTGGCGCGTCCCGCTGACCGACCAGCCGGGCAATGACCCCGATCCGAACCTGCCGCTCCCGATCCTGCAGATCGTGGAGAGCGGGCACGAGCTCTACCGCAGGATGTGA
- a CDS encoding SDR family NAD(P)-dependent oxidoreductase: MGQLEGKTAVILGAATKGNMGQVTARLFAQEGATVMVAGRNEEPLAELAKEIGGHYALCDISSHEQVHALADKAKADMGRVDAAINTTGWGLLASFLEITQEDLDRITDLQFKGVHHFIQAFVRVMSEQEPTGGSLISLSSATTKAIINNHAAYIASKRAGEAMIECAANDYGHLGIKANTVSPAFTESPMTEGAFATPGLVDAFLPRYPLGRLNTSEDVAHACLWLCTDHAYVTGQNIQPNGGVTLRGNPQARDIEAAVGAAMAKMESEG; this comes from the coding sequence ATGGGCCAGCTCGAAGGCAAGACCGCCGTCATTCTCGGCGCGGCGACCAAGGGGAACATGGGGCAGGTGACCGCCCGCCTGTTCGCGCAGGAAGGCGCGACGGTGATGGTCGCGGGGCGCAACGAGGAGCCGCTGGCCGAACTCGCGAAGGAAATCGGCGGCCATTACGCGCTGTGCGACATTTCGAGCCACGAACAGGTCCACGCGCTTGCCGACAAGGCGAAGGCCGACATGGGCCGCGTCGATGCCGCTATCAACACGACCGGCTGGGGGCTGCTCGCGAGCTTCCTCGAGATCACGCAGGAGGATCTGGACCGCATCACCGATCTCCAGTTCAAGGGCGTGCACCATTTCATCCAGGCGTTCGTCCGGGTGATGAGCGAGCAGGAGCCGACCGGAGGCTCGCTGATCTCGCTGTCCTCGGCGACGACCAAGGCGATCATCAACAACCACGCCGCCTATATCGCGTCGAAGCGCGCGGGCGAGGCGATGATCGAATGCGCTGCGAACGATTACGGCCACCTCGGGATCAAGGCGAACACGGTCTCGCCCGCCTTCACTGAGAGCCCCATGACCGAAGGCGCCTTCGCGACGCCCGGCCTCGTCGATGCCTTCCTGCCGCGCTATCCGCTCGGACGGCTCAATACGTCGGAGGACGTGGCGCACGCCTGCCTGTGGCTGTGCACCGACCATGCCTATGTCACGGGGCAGAACATCCAGCCCAATGGCGGCGTGACCCTGCGCGGCAACCCGCAGGCGCGCGACATCGAGGCGGCGGTCGGCGCGGCGATGGCGAAGATGGAATCGGAAGGCTGA